CGTGCCGACGCACAGCTCGCGCGACCAGTCGCCGATGGAGACGACCCGCACCCGCTCGCCGTACTTCTCGCCGAACAGCGCCATCGCCCCGGTCTTGCGGGCGGCGTCGAGCGACATGATGTCGGCGGTGACCGGCAGGTCGTCGAGCAGCACCGCGTTGATGCGGGCCTCGATCTCGGCCATCGCCGCGGCGGGCACGGCCTGCAGCGACTTGAAGTCGAAGCGCAGCCGGCCGGGCGAGTTCTCCGAGCCCGCCTGCGTCGCGGTGGGGCCGAGCTCGTCGCGCAGCGCCTGGTGCACCATGTGCGTCGCCGTGTGCGCCCGCGAGATGGAGCGGCGGCGGGTGACGTCGACCTCGGCCTCCGCCGTCTCGCCCGTGCGCACCTCGCCCTCGAGCACCGTCGCGCGGTGCACGACCAGGCCCGTGATCGGGCGCTGGACGTCGAGCACCTCGAGCAGCGCGCCGTTCTGCAGGCGGATGCGGCCGTGGTCGGCCTGCTGGCCACCGGACTCGGCGTAGAGGGGCGTGCGGTCGAGCACGACCTCGACGGTGTCGCCGACGACCGCGTGGTCGACGACCTCGCCGTCGCGCACGAGGCCGCGCACCGTCGCCTCGGTCGCGACCTGGTCGTAGCCGGTGAACTCGACGTCACGACCGAGCGCGTCGGCCAGCCCGCGGTAGACGAGCGTGTCGCCGTGCGCGGCCTTCTTCGCCTTCGCGTCGGCCTTGGCGCGGCCGCGCTGCTCGTCCATGAGCCGGCGGAAGCCCGCCTCGTCGACCTGAAGGCCCTGCTCCGCCGCCATCTCGAGGGTGAGGTCGATCGGGAAGCCGTAGGTGTCGTGCAGCGCGAACGCCTCGACGCCACCGAGCCGGCTCGAGCCCGACTGCTTCGCCTTGGCCACCGACACGTCGAGGATCGTCGTGCCTGCCGCGAGCGTGCGTCGGAACGCGTCCTCCTCGCCGTAGGCCACCTGACCGATGCGGTCGAAGTCGCGCTCGAGCTCGGGGTAGCTGCTCTTCATCCGGCCCATGCTCACGGGCAGCAGGTGCTCGAGGGAGGGCGCGTCGACACCGAGCAGGCGCATCGAGCGGACGGCGCGACGCAGCAGCCGGCGCAGCACGTAGCCGCGGCCCTCGTTGCCGGGGGTGACGCCGTCGCCGATGAGCATGAGCGAGCTGCGCACGTGGTCGGCGACGACCCGGAAGCGGACGTCGTCGCCGTGGTCGGCGCCGTAGTGCCGCCCCGAGAGCTCCTCGGCCGCCTCGATGACGGGGTAGACCTCGTCGGTCTCGTAGATGTTGTCGACGCCCTGGGTGAGGAACGCGACGCGCTCGAGGCCCATGCCGGTGTCGATGTTGCGCTTCGGGAGGTCGCCGACGATGTCGAAGTCCTCCTTGCTGCGCACGTTCTCGAGCTCGTACTGCATGAAGACGAGGTTCCAGAACTCGAGGTAGCGGTCGCCCGCCTCCCAGTCGCCGTCGGCGCCGAACTCCGGGCCGCGGTCGAGCAGGATCTCGGAGCACGGACCACCGGGGCCCGCCACCCCCATGTGCCAGTAGTTGTCCTTCTTGCCGAGGCGCACGATGCGGCTCTCAGGCAGCCCGGCGACCTTGCGCCACAACGAGATCGCCTCGTCGTCGTCCTGGTAGACCGACGCGTAGAGGTCCTTCTCGTCGAAGCCCAGACCACCGTCGCGCTGGCTCGTCGTCAGCAGCTCCCAGGCGAGCTCGATGGCGCCTTCCTTGAAGTAGTCACCGAAGCTGAAGTTGCCCTGCATCTGGAAGAAGGTGCCGTGACGGGTCGTCTGGCCGACCTCCTCGATGTCGAGGGTGCGCACGCACTTCTGCACGCTCGTGGCCCGCTGGTAGGGCGGGGTCTCCTGCCCGAGGAAGTACGGCTTGAAGGGCACCATGCCGGCGTTGACGAAGAGCAGGTTGGGGTCGGCGTGCACGAGCGGCGCGCTCGGGACGACGGTGTGACCGCGCTGCTCGAAGAACGCGAGCCAGCGACGCCTGATCTCGGCGGTTTCCATCCTGGTGTCCTTGCCTTCCATGGTGCGGCGCCCCTCGGATGCCGCGTGCTGCCGCGGGTGCCCGCGCGCCGGTGGCGGTGGGGTGTCGCGGGTCGTCTGAGCCCGTCAACCCTAACCGCTGGGACCGGGACCGCGCCCGCAGGTATCCACGGACCCCGACCCGGCCGGCATCCCACCCCGCCCACGCCCGCCACGGCTGGCAAACGGACAGGCCCAACCGGCATCCGACGTCTCGACGCCCGCCACGGCTGGCAAACGGGCAGGCGCGACCGGCATCCGACGTCTCGACGCCCGCCACGGCTGGCAAACGGACAGGCCCAACCGGCATCCGACGTCTCGACGCCCGCCACGGCTGGCAAACGGGCAGGCGCGACCGGCATCCGACGTCTCGACGCCCGCCACGGCTGGCAAACGGGCAGGCGCGACCGGCATCCGACGTCTCGACGCCCGCCACGGCTGGCAAACGGGCAGGCGCGACCGGCATCCGACGTCTCGACGCCCGCCACGGCCGGGAAACGGGCAGGCGCGACCGGCATCCGACGTCTCGACGCCCGCCACGGCCGGGAAAGGAGCGGGCGCGACCGGCATCCGACGTCTCGACGCCCGCCACGGCTGGCAAACGGGCAGGCCCGACCGGCATCCGATCAGCCAGACCCCCGCCACGGCTGGCAAACGGACAGGCCCAACCGGCATCCGGCCCCCCTACCGCGCGCCACGGCTGGGAAAGCAGCACGCGCCGCGTCCGAGATCGGGCCGCGGCGCGGTCAAGGCCCGCCACCACAGAGATCTGCGCCCACCCGCCCGGGTGTCCCCGGTCGGGTGGGCGCAGGTAGGGCGCAGGTACGACGCGCGGAGCCTCGGCTCAGGCCTCGGCCGGCACCTCGGCGACGAGGTCGGTCTTGGCCTCCGGGAAGTGGCAGGCCTGCAGGTGCAGGCCGCCCTCGCGGCGGCGGCGGGTCGCGACGTCGGACTCGGCCGCCACGAGGGGCGGCTCCTGCTGGGCGCAGATCTCCTGTGCCTTCCAGCAGCGGGTGCGGAATCGGCAGCCGCTCGGCGGGTCGATCGGGCTCGGCACGTCACCGACGAGGCGGATCCGCTCCTTCGGCGCGACCCCGCGGGCGACGTTGATGTCAGGGGCGGCCGACAGCAGCGCCTGCGTGTACGGGTGCTCGGGCGCCTCGTAGATCTTCTTCTTGTCGCCGTACTCGACGATCTTGCCGAGGTACATGACCGCGACCTGGTCGCAGAAGTGACGCACGATACCCAGGTCGTGGGCGACGAAGATGAACGCGAGGTCGAGCTCGTCGCGCAGCTTGGCGAGCAGGTTCATCACCTGCGCCTGGATCGACACGTCGAGGGCCGAGACCGGCTCGTCGGCGATGATGAGCTTCGGCTCGACGGCGAGGGCCCGCGCGATGCCGATGCGCTGGCGCTGACCGCCCGAGAACTCCGACGGGTAGCGGTTGATGTGCTCAGGGTTGAGGCCGACGAGCTCGAGCAGCTCCTGGACCCGCTGGCGCTCCTTGCCCTTGTGCAGCCCGTGCACGCGCAGCGGCGTCGTGAGAATGGCACCGACCGTCTGGCGGGGGTTGAGCGAGCTGTACGGGTCCTGGAAGATCATCTGCACGTCACGCCGGATGCCGCGCAGCTGGCTCTCCTTGAGGTGCGTGATGTCGCGCCCCTCGAAGGTGATCGAGCCGCCGGTCGGCTCGTCGAGGCGCGTGATGAGCCGCGACGTCGTCGACTTGCCGCAGCCGGACTCGCCGACGAGGCCGAGCGTCTGGCCCTGACGGACCTCGAAGCTGATGCCGTCGACGGCCCGCACGGTGGCCGAGACCATCTTCAGGCCCTGCACCTCCCGGAACGGGAAGTGGCGCTGGAGGTCCTTGACCGTGAGCAGCGTCTCCGCCGAGCTCGCCCCCGTCGGGGTGCCGGGTCGGGTGTCGGTCGCGGTGCTCATCGAGCCCCCTCGTCTGCCTGGAGCGTCGCCACCGGGTCCTCGAGGTGGCAGCGGATCTGTCGGTTGGCCATGCCGGGGGTCGGGCGCCACTCGGGCAGCACGGTCCAGCACGCGTCGCCGTCGACCTGCGTCTTGAAGTCGCAGCGCGGGTGGAACGAGCAGCCGGGAGGCAGGTTGAGCAGGCTGGGCGGGGCGCCTTGGATGGCCTTGAGCTCGTCGAGGTCCTCGGAGTGCGAGGGCAGCGACTGCAGCAGGCCGTACGTGTAGGGGTGCGACGGCTGGGCCAGCACCTCCTTGGCGTAGCCCTTCTCGACACCACGACCGGCGTACATGACGACGATGTCGTCGGCCGTCTCGGCCACGACCGCGAGGTCGTGGGTGATGAGGATGACCGCGGAGCCGAACTCCTTCTGCAGGTCGTTGACGAGGTCGAGGATCTGCGCCTGGACCGTCACGTCGAGCGCGGTCGTCGGCTCGTCGGCGATGAGCAGCTTCGGGTTGTTGACCAGGCCCAGGGCGATCATCGCGCGCTGGCGCATGCCGCCCGAGAACTCGTGCGGGAACTGGTTGGCCCGCCGCTGCGGGTTGGGGATGCCGACGAGGTCGAGCATCTCG
This is a stretch of genomic DNA from Terracoccus luteus. It encodes these proteins:
- a CDS encoding ABC transporter ATP-binding protein; this translates as MTVTSDRIASQGAEAKDAGDVVLDVDDLSVVFPTEEGEVRAVSNLTYQARLGRTLAIVGESGSGKSVSSMAVLGLHNMKRTQITGSIKLDGIELVGAPQSTFQKIRSSKAAMVFQDPQSSLHPFHKVGKQIAEAYRAHNSVSSAVAKKRAVEMLDLVGIPNPQRRANQFPHEFSGGMRQRAMIALGLVNNPKLLIADEPTTALDVTVQAQILDLVNDLQKEFGSAVILITHDLAVVAETADDIVVMYAGRGVEKGYAKEVLAQPSHPYTYGLLQSLPSHSEDLDELKAIQGAPPSLLNLPPGCSFHPRCDFKTQVDGDACWTVLPEWRPTPGMANRQIRCHLEDPVATLQADEGAR
- the alaS gene encoding alanine--tRNA ligase, with the protein product METAEIRRRWLAFFEQRGHTVVPSAPLVHADPNLLFVNAGMVPFKPYFLGQETPPYQRATSVQKCVRTLDIEEVGQTTRHGTFFQMQGNFSFGDYFKEGAIELAWELLTTSQRDGGLGFDEKDLYASVYQDDDEAISLWRKVAGLPESRIVRLGKKDNYWHMGVAGPGGPCSEILLDRGPEFGADGDWEAGDRYLEFWNLVFMQYELENVRSKEDFDIVGDLPKRNIDTGMGLERVAFLTQGVDNIYETDEVYPVIEAAEELSGRHYGADHGDDVRFRVVADHVRSSLMLIGDGVTPGNEGRGYVLRRLLRRAVRSMRLLGVDAPSLEHLLPVSMGRMKSSYPELERDFDRIGQVAYGEEDAFRRTLAAGTTILDVSVAKAKQSGSSRLGGVEAFALHDTYGFPIDLTLEMAAEQGLQVDEAGFRRLMDEQRGRAKADAKAKKAAHGDTLVYRGLADALGRDVEFTGYDQVATEATVRGLVRDGEVVDHAVVGDTVEVVLDRTPLYAESGGQQADHGRIRLQNGALLEVLDVQRPITGLVVHRATVLEGEVRTGETAEAEVDVTRRRSISRAHTATHMVHQALRDELGPTATQAGSENSPGRLRFDFKSLQAVPAAAMAEIEARINAVLLDDLPVTADIMSLDAARKTGAMALFGEKYGERVRVVSIGDWSRELCVGTHTPRVGQIGVVKLLGESSIGSGVRRVEALVGSDAYQHLAREAALVSQLTDTLAVRPEELPERIAGLVARLREAEKAIATVRQGQVLGAATALVATARDLGGVSFVSHDAGEGVTPDDLRALVLDVRNRLGNDRPSLVSMSAVANGRPVVVVATNERAREQGLKAGAFVKLAATALGGGGGGKDDLAQGGGSDATAVPAALGAVEDALRTRGA
- a CDS encoding ABC transporter ATP-binding protein — translated: MSTATDTRPGTPTGASSAETLLTVKDLQRHFPFREVQGLKMVSATVRAVDGISFEVRQGQTLGLVGESGCGKSTTSRLITRLDEPTGGSITFEGRDITHLKESQLRGIRRDVQMIFQDPYSSLNPRQTVGAILTTPLRVHGLHKGKERQRVQELLELVGLNPEHINRYPSEFSGGQRQRIGIARALAVEPKLIIADEPVSALDVSIQAQVMNLLAKLRDELDLAFIFVAHDLGIVRHFCDQVAVMYLGKIVEYGDKKKIYEAPEHPYTQALLSAAPDINVARGVAPKERIRLVGDVPSPIDPPSGCRFRTRCWKAQEICAQQEPPLVAAESDVATRRRREGGLHLQACHFPEAKTDLVAEVPAEA